A stretch of DNA from Aciduliprofundum sp. MAR08-339:
GTTCGGAAAAAGGAGATATGGATATGTTTTAATTTCCCAGCGGGGGAAAAGATACTCCCCCAAGAGTATCCAGCTCATAGTGAAAAATGCGGCAAGGAGAGCGAAAATAAATAAAAATGTGACTCCTCATGTTTTAAGATACAGCTTCGCCACGCACCTGCTTGAAGGCGGCGCGGATATAAGGTACATTCAGCAATTACTTGGCCACAAATATCTGAAAACAACACAGATTTACACGCATGTGGCAAATAAAGAAATAAAAGAGTTAGCAAAATTACTCTGATTTCTCATTCCAATCAGGCACAAACTTGTACCCGTACTGGATTATTCCCGCCTTGCCATCCTCTGCTATTCTTCTGAACACGGCCCTCACGGGCATTCCAATATGAACATCCTCTGGATCAACATCCACAATCTGCCCGGTGATTCTAGGCCCTTCAGGAGTTTCTATTATTGCCATCACATAGGGCTTCTGGTACTTGTATCCAAGCACGTTCTGATGCACAATGGTGTAGGAGTAAACCTTTCCCCTGCCGCTCAGCTGGAACTCCTCCATCTTGCCCACGCTTTCGCGACCGCACTTGGGGCACACGCTACGGGGAGGGAAATAAACGGTGCCGCACACGGGGCATTTTGTACCGATGAGATTGTACCTGTACCTTCTCTCTCTCCAGAATCGTGGCACGACCATTTAGAACACCTCCAGAATGTGCACGATGCTTGAAGTCATGGTCCCGCCCACATTGTGCGCAAGACCAACCTTTGCATCAGGCACCTGTCTCTTTCCTGCTTCGTTGCGCAGTTGCTTGACAATCTCCACAACCTGCCCAACGCCAGTGGCACCCACCGGATGGCCCTTGGCCTTAAGCCCACCCGAAACGTTGTATGGCAGTTCTCCATCGTAGTACAGCTGCCCCTCCTCGGCCAGTTTCCAAGCCTCTCCCTTCTTTGCAAATCCAAGATCTTCCAGTCCCTCTATGGCTATTATGGAGAAGGCATCGTGAATCTCTACCAGATCTATATCCTTTGGCTCCTTCTTTGCCATTCTGTATGCCTTCTGACCCGCCTCAATGGTGGAAACTGATTTTATAAGAGACTCCCTCGAATGCAGGGAGATGTACTCATTGGCAAATGCAGAGGCAGATATTTTTATCGGTGAATCGGTGTACTTTCTTGCGATATCTGCCGAGGTGAGCACCAGAGCAGCGGCTCCATCACTGACTGGAGAGCAGTTCATAACACGCAGAGGCTCGGCAACGATGGGTGATTTCAGCACGGTTTCAACGGAGATCTCCCTCTGGAAGTGGGCATCCGGGTTCATGGAGCCATGCTTGTGTGCTATTACCGGGAAGAGAGCCATCTGCTCATCTGTCATTCCGAACTCGTACATATAGCGGCGAGTCATCATGGCAGCCAGCGCAGGAAACGTTGCACCAAGGAAAACCTCCCATTCTCTATCTGCGGCACCTGCAAGTATATCAGTTACCATATCTCCCTGTAAATCGGTCATCTTTTCAACACCGCCCACCAGAACAATGTCGTATAGTCCGGAGGCCACAGCCATGTAGCCCGCGTGTAATGCGGCAGCCCCACTTGCGCATGCAGATTCAATACGCAGTGCGGGCACCCGATGCTCAGCCAGTCCTGCAAAATCAGCCATAAGAGCGCCAACATGATCCTGACCAACGAAACTTCCAGCGCTCATGTTCCCTCCAAATATCGCCTGAATGTCCTCGGCTGTTATGTTTGCATCTTCAATTGCCTTCAATCCTGCCTCCACCACAAGATCTCTCAAACTTTTCTCCCAGTGCTCTCCGTACTTCGTCTCACCTGCGCCAATTATTGCCACATCTCTCATTTAATCCACCTCCACGATCATGCGTCTGAATTTCAGATACTGCGCATAATCGATGAACTTGCCCCTCTTCACCAGGTCCCATGTTTTTGGTGCTGCGTCTCGATTGAAATTCTCAATCTCATCCGTCACCGTTATGTCAAACGCATCGCTGCCTGCGCCGCTTCCAAAGGAAACGGCGAGTATTCTGTCCCCAGGCTTTGCCACGTCAAGCACAGCGCTGAGCCCTGTGGGTGTTGCACCGGAGTAGGTGTTTCCTATGTA
This window harbors:
- a CDS encoding Zn-ribbon domain-containing OB-fold protein — translated: MVVPRFWRERRYRYNLIGTKCPVCGTVYFPPRSVCPKCGRESVGKMEEFQLSGRGKVYSYTIVHQNVLGYKYQKPYVMAIIETPEGPRITGQIVDVDPEDVHIGMPVRAVFRRIAEDGKAGIIQYGYKFVPDWNEKSE
- a CDS encoding thiolase domain-containing protein; amino-acid sequence: MRDVAIIGAGETKYGEHWEKSLRDLVVEAGLKAIEDANITAEDIQAIFGGNMSAGSFVGQDHVGALMADFAGLAEHRVPALRIESACASGAAALHAGYMAVASGLYDIVLVGGVEKMTDLQGDMVTDILAGAADREWEVFLGATFPALAAMMTRRYMYEFGMTDEQMALFPVIAHKHGSMNPDAHFQREISVETVLKSPIVAEPLRVMNCSPVSDGAAALVLTSADIARKYTDSPIKISASAFANEYISLHSRESLIKSVSTIEAGQKAYRMAKKEPKDIDLVEIHDAFSIIAIEGLEDLGFAKKGEAWKLAEEGQLYYDGELPYNVSGGLKAKGHPVGATGVGQVVEIVKQLRNEAGKRQVPDAKVGLAHNVGGTMTSSIVHILEVF